AAAGGTCGCCGAAAGTCGTGATATGACTCGTCAGCGTCTCTTGAACATGGCACTGAACCATCGGTGTGAGCCAGCGCCAAGCGCCGGAAGATGGGCTGGTTTTGAGCTCCGCCGCGATGTCGTTGTGTCTGAAAAATTTACGTTGGGTACGGGGGTGTCCCAAGTCGATGCTGAGCTCTGGGACCCCAGCTCTATCGAGTGTTTCAACTCTCAGCATGCTGACATGAAGACGATTGGGTTTGCAGTGAAAACCGAGGATGATTTTCGCCTGGCTCGCAAGATTGGGCTAAATGCGGTGCTGGTTGATTCGCCCCTGGCAGCACGAAATTGGCAATAGAGAAGTCTTCAGACAATGCCTGATAACCATGTCTACCCGCTCAATGCTGAACTAGCCGAGTTGCGTTTCATGGCCGGCCGGCCCAGTTTTCGCAGTATCAGCCGGGCTATCGGGTGCAGTCACACGACGGTCGCCAAAGCCTTCGCGCCCGGGGCGATCCCGTCATGGGAGATCCTCCATCTGGTTGTGCGTCAGCTGGACGGCGATGTCGACACCTTTCGCAAGCTGTGGTGCGACGCCGTACGTAAACAGGAAAACGTAGTCAGCGGTACCCAGAATGTTGCCACAGTGACAATATGGCGAATCGTCACCGTTCTTGCATTCGTGGCCATCGTCGTGTGTGCAGGAATGCTGTTGATGATCGCCCGCCCGTCAACTCGCTATCGATGAGAAACGGCTAGTCGAGGCGTTTCTTTATATCTTGAAATAGTGAGGGCTATTCGGTGTGCAGTTCTCGTATTCCTGAGTTCCGTATCAATCAATGCCGAACATAAAACATGCGCTAATGGATGAAATTGGAAATTCATGGATAGCCATGGCACTGATCTGTAAATGTGGACGTACAACGTGCGTGATCGCGATAATAATCGGTTGCATGATCGAGTGCGGAATACCGTCAGGCAGGGGCCCGACATTGAGCAGATTTCTATGATTGGCACAGTGCCGGGATGGGGTAGCGCTGCGTATTGTTGGTCTGAGGCAATGGAACTACTTTTCTGGCTTTCACTGATCGTGTTCTTCCTTATGGCTACTTTTCGGACAAAGAATACTGATGCGCAGAGTGATCCCGTACACGTACGCCCATCGTTGTCATGCTCCACAGATCAATCGGAGAATTTAATGGACCCAATTGACCTAAATGGGACGCAAATCAGCATCGGCACGCTCAGTGATATAGCTCCGCAACCGGGTGTGTCACTAGAGGCTGTGGGTCGCGCACTTGGATGTGCACGGTTTGTTTTTCGCGATGCATCTCATTTATGGGATAGGGGCGAAAATTGAGAGCATATTATCGGCTGCAGCTCTCGGATTACGACGAGAATAGAGATATTTCCGTGTATGTAACCAACTGGGACGAAGGGCAAGGTCTTGCCGCCGCTTCCGCGGCAGATCGCGGCTGTTCGATGGTATTGAGGAAAAAGGAGCCTGACTATGCGGATTGGTGGATGTACAGGGGCACGTTCCTCGTGGGGATCGTGTCTTTGGAGCGAAGCTATCAGTAGCAACCGAAATTGATGGTGTTCTGGTGATCAGAGCCGGCGGGATACATCGGGCACGCTGGCATAGTTGTGCTGCGCGGATGATGGGAGGTTTCAGGCCGTCTCGATCTCAAGCACGAGAACCGCTGGGTGAAACGGCGCGAAGTAGCGGAAATGGGTGCCCTTGTTTGTCTTCGGTTGATGGTTGATGGATGTGTGTCGGTTGATCCTTGACACTCTTGTTGTGGTTAGGCCTGGTCGCGGTTGCGGCAGGCCTTCTTGTTTCTTACCGCACCGGTACTGGCGCGAGCGGCGGTTTTCACGAGGTTGTCACCGATCCAGAACCGCAGCAGGTCGCCATCGACGTGCACATCGCAGCGAGACCCGGCATGGTGGCGACCCACCGAGACCTGCTGCCAGGAAACACACACCACCCCGTTCGTGGTCACTGTCCGCGCTACCCAATCCTGGCCACCGCGCTCGGTGGCACTGGCCATTGCCGCCGGTGCCAAGGACGGCGGCACCGGGGATCGCGCGGTGAAACGCTGGGCCGGGGTATCCATCTTCAAGGACTGATGTGGGCGATTGGTGTTGTAATCGAGCACCCATTCGTCCAAAGCATGCTGGGCAGCGTTGAGGTTGGCGAAAGGTTTGACCTGGGAAAGGAACTCGACCCGCAGACTGCGGTGGAACCGCTCGATCTTGCCGGTCGTGGTCGGCGAGCGGGGTTGAGTCAGTAAGTGCTCGATGCCGTGCTCGCGGCAGATCGCATCAAAGAGCACCTCGACCGGCGGATGATTGAACCGGCCCGTGAACACCTTCCCGTTATCGGTCAGAATCTGCTGCGGCACACCAAAAGAAGCGATCGCCTCGCGCAAGCCGTCACAGACCGCCCTAGTGCGTTCCCGGGCCATCAACCGAGCACAAACACACATCCGCGAATGATCATCAACCCCCGTCAACGCCTTAGCGCAGCTGCCATCGGCCAACGGGAACCCGCCCACCACATCCATCTGCCACAATTCCATCGGCGCCCCGCGCTCCCAGCGTTTCCATTTACGCGAACGCCGATCCCGCAACGCCGGGTCAACCAACCCCGCCCGCAGCAACGCCCGATACACCGCCGACTCCGACGGCACCGGACGCACATTGCGTTTAGCGAGTTCGAACACCAACCGGCGCGGACCCCAATACGGACGCGAGCGCCGCAACTCCAACACCGCCGCCTCCACCTGGGCCGGCATCTGATGCGGACACGACGCCGGCCGATGCGACCGATCCGCCAACCCCTCCAACCCCTGCGCCTCATAGCGGGCCAACCACGCATGCAGCGTCTGCCGCGACACCCCCACCTTGGAGGCCACCTGCGAAATCGATAACCCGTCACTAATCACAGCCAACACGGCCTGATACCTCTGCTCGACCACGCTCAACTCCCTCATCCAGGGAGTGTCAAGGATCAACCGAAACAGCCGTAAAGCATCAGCCGAAACACCGTCAGGCATCAACCGACATAGAAACGTCAAGCATCACCCGACGTCATACACGGAAATGGGTGCCCTCGGCAGGATTCGAACCTGCGACACCGGCTTTAGGAGAGCCGTGCTCTATCCCCTGAGCTACGAGGGCGGGGGACCTATGTGAATAGGTGTCTAAAACTCTAGCGGGTCGGTGGGGATGTTTCGGACGACGGATCACGGCGAGCCGGTGATGTTGCTTTTGGTGCCCAGGCGATCCAGTGGGATTAATGGGTCTTATGTGACTGGGTGATAGATAGAGGGTTGCCCTGTTAGGCGTTGACGGTTTTTTTGACGGTGCCGGTGTAGGTAGTGGGCAACCACGTTGCGGCCCAAGGCGAATCCGATCATGACGGAGTCTTCGCGCCAGCCGTAGCAGCGGTCGTAAACGCTTTGGCCGGTGTCGGTTTTGGTGTGCTGGCGCAGGTGTTCGACGCGGTTGTAGCCGCGTTTGTCATCTTCTTTGGTGTTGTCGATGCTGTGGGCTTGCACGGTGTCACAAGGTGGTGGCGAAGTCGATGTACCAGCGGTGGATTCCACCTTTGTTGTGGCGCGCGTAGATTTTCGCGACCGGCAGTGGCTCGTAGGCCATTTCACCGGTATCAATGATGCTGCGTTCGTATAGGTGACCGTCGACGGTCCAGATGTCGTGAGTGTCGCGGCACGTGCATTTGATCTGAGTGAAGAAGGTGGGCGACGATGTGACGCGACAGCGCCCGGCGGCGGTGAGCCGCTCGACGGTCTTCTTGCGATACGGAGGTGGCACTACCGTGCCGTCCCCGACGACGAACTGCCCACGGTCAGGATCGGCGCGCGATACCCGCTTGCAGGGGTTCAGGCAGCCGAGGCGGCGGGCCAATTCCACGCCGGTTTGGCGCAGGCCGTCCCTGAACAGTTCGATATGCTGGTAGAGCTTGGTCTGCGCGTAGGTGTTGCAGTGTCCAGGGCCATCAGCGTCTCAGTCGTCCCCGCAGCTGCGGTGCTCAAATCCCTTACCTGACTGGGGTAGCTTGTACCAACTGACCTGCGACTCGCGCATGCTGGTCTCCGGCTACCTGATCGCGCACACCACTTGGATTCCTGCGTCCTGAGTCCTTCGCGGTGTGTTGGCCTATTCACCCCGAAAGTGCCGACCACCTCAAGGGTAGCGCACTCAATCTCAGCTAGTTTATGATGTAAACCATCTGCAGTCTTAGTTGTTACGCCGTTATTGCTATGGCCAAGGTTCGCATGTCCGGTTGGTGAAGAGCGGTATTCGG
This genomic window from Mycobacteroides chelonae contains:
- a CDS encoding IS481 family transposase — encoded protein: MRELSVVEQRYQAVLAVISDGLSISQVASKVGVSRQTLHAWLARYEAQGLEGLADRSHRPASCPHQMPAQVEAAVLELRRSRPYWGPRRLVFELAKRNVRPVPSESAVYRALLRAGLVDPALRDRRSRKWKRWERGAPMELWQMDVVGGFPLADGSCAKALTGVDDHSRMCVCARLMARERTRAVCDGLREAIASFGVPQQILTDNGKVFTGRFNHPPVEVLFDAICREHGIEHLLTQPRSPTTTGKIERFHRSLRVEFLSQVKPFANLNAAQHALDEWVLDYNTNRPHQSLKMDTPAQRFTARSPVPPSLAPAAMASATERGGQDWVARTVTTNGVVCVSWQQVSVGRHHAGSRCDVHVDGDLLRFWIGDNLVKTAARASTGAVRNKKACRNRDQA